From one Rhopalosiphum padi isolate XX-2018 chromosome 2, ASM2088224v1, whole genome shotgun sequence genomic stretch:
- the LOC132921232 gene encoding enolase-like isoform X1 produces MCVYNRVRPSQQDYIDVSAIRLTSSAPPPLRTVNYSVRQSRFTDAGKSLVSLHPYWRASIHPCWRRNEQLHRSMAFSSQCNSSKTFPENSNKDETPKEGSIDTIKDAVVQFLKKLGDTVVDGAGMITNYFNCPTDDNNMTISKIEAYTILDSRGLPTVAVDLTIKNGLVFHAAVPSGASTGKYEALELRDNDESYFLGKGVNTAINNIENIIAPALVKSGLKVTEQRAIDDLMIKLDGTPNKSKLGANAILGVSIAVTNAGARQEGIPLYKHIANLAGNEQIALPVPAFNVINGGSHAGNKLAMQEFMILPTGARSFSEAIQMGSEVYQHLKNVIKDKYGLHATLVGDEGGFAPNIIDSKECLRLIETAIKKAGYKEKIKIGIDVAASEFYVDGGMYDLDFKNKSANKDKTKIISTDQLLAYYQEIVNEFPVITIEDPFDENHWEAWTKFTKSTNIQVVGDDLTVTNPIRITEAINKKACNCLLLKINQIGTITESIDAHLLAKKNGWSTMVSHRSGETEDTFIADLVVGLGAKEIKAGAPCRSERNVKYNRLIRIEREIKKEKKIKETVEDNSKNLDNCIDKEISSNVI; encoded by the exons attaacaAGTTCTGCACCACCACCATTGCGGACCGTTAATTATTCAGTCCGCCAATCCAGGTTCACCGACGCTGGTAAAAG tttggTGTCTCTTCATCCGTACTGGCGTGCTTCTATTCATCCGTGCTGGCGCAGAAATGAGCAGTTGCACAGGTCCATGGCTTTCAGCAGTCAATGTAATTCTTCTAAGACTTTCCCAGAAA ATTCAAATAAAGATGAAACTCCTAAAGAA GGATCCATCGATACTATTAAAGATGCTGttgtacaatttttgaaaaaattgggTGATACTGTTGTAGATGGTGCTGGCATgataaccaattattttaactg CCCTACTGATGACAATAATATGACTATTTCAAAGATTGAAGCTTATACAATTTTGGACTCCAGAGGTCTTCCCACTGTAGCA GTTGACTTAACCATTAAAAATGGTCTAGTTTTCCACGCAGCAGTACCATCTGGTGCTAGTACTGGTAAATATGAAGCATTAGAACTGCGTGATAATGACGAAAGCTATTTTCTCGGAAAAGGAGTAAATACTGCTATTAACAACATAGAAAACATTATCGCACCTGCTCTTGTAAAATcg ggACTCAAAGTCACAGAACAGAGAGCCATTGACGATTTGATGATCAAATTGGATGGAACTCCAAATAAATCAAAGCTTGGTGCTAATGCTATATTGGGAGTTTCAATAGCTGTAACTAATGCGGGTGCTCGACAGGAAGGCATTCCTCTTtacaa gCACATAGCTAACTTAGCTGGAAACGAACAAATTGCTTTGCCTGTTCCAgcttttaatgttataaatggtGGTTCCCATGCAGGAAATAAGTTGGCTATGCAAGAATTTATGATTCTGCCTACTG gaGCCAGATCTTTCTCCGAGGCTATACAAATGGGGTCAGAAGTGTATCAGCATCTAAAGAATGTCATCAAAGATAAATATGGATTGCATGCCACATTAGTTGGTGATGAAGGTGGTTTTGCTCCAAATATTATTGATAGCAAAGAATGTTTACGGTTAATTGAAACAGCTATCAAAAAGGCGGGATACaaggaaaaaatcaaaattggtaTAGACGTCGCTGCTTCTGAGTTTTACGT tgATGGAGGAATGTAcgatttagattttaaaaataaatctgctAATAAAGATAAgacaaaaattatatcaactgaTCAATTATTAGCCTATTACCAAGAAATAGTAAATGAATTCCCAGTCATAACAATTGAAGATCCATTTGATGAAAATCATTGGGAGGCGTGGACTAAATTTACTAAATCCACTAACATCCag GTTGTTGGCGATGATTTAACTGTGACCAATCCTATACGTATTACCGAAGCTATTAATAAAAAAGCTTGCAATTGCTTGTTGCTTAAAATCAACCAGATTGGTACTATAACTGAATCCATTGATGCACATTTGTTAGCTAAGAAGAATGGATGGAGTACGATGGTATCTCATCGTTCAGGAGAAACTGAAGATACATTTATTGCTGATTTAGTTGTTGGATTGGGTGCTAAAGAA atcaaGGCTGGCGCCCCTTGCCGTTCAGAACGTAACGTCAAGTATAACCGTCTAATTAGAATTGAAAGAGaaataaaaaaggaaaaaaaaataaaagaaaccgTCGAAGATAACTCAAAAAATTTGGATAATTGTATAGATAAAGAAATCAGTAGCAATGTAATTTAA
- the LOC132921232 gene encoding enolase-like isoform X2, producing MCVYNRVRPSQQDYIDVSAIRLTSSAPPPLRTVNYSVRQSRFTDAGKSLVSLHPYWRASIHPCWRRNEQLHRSMAFSSQCNSSKTFPENSNKDETPKEGSIDTIKDAVVQFLKKLGDTVVDGAGMITNYFNCPTDDNNMTISKIEAYTILDSRGLPTVAVDLTIKNGLVFHAAVPSGASTGKYEALELRDNDESYFLGKGVNTAINNIENIIAPALVKSGLKVTEQRAIDDLMIKLDGTPNKSKLGANAILGVSIAVTNAGARQEGIPLYKHIANLAGNEQIALPVPAFNVINGGSHAGNKLAMQEFMILPTGARSFSEAIQMGSEVYQHLKNVIKDKYGLHATLVGDEGGFAPNIIDSKECLRLIETAIKKAGYKEKIKIGIDVAASEFYVDGGMYDLDFKNKSANKDKTKIISTDQLLAYYQEIVNEFPVITIEDPFDENHWEAWTKFTKSTNIQVVGDDLTVTNPIRITEAINKKACNCLLLKINQIGTITESIDAHLLAKKNGWSTMVSHRSGETEDTFIADLVVGLGAKEKCQCVTQNPMQNQFYLFEKKRDRLHDLKF from the exons attaacaAGTTCTGCACCACCACCATTGCGGACCGTTAATTATTCAGTCCGCCAATCCAGGTTCACCGACGCTGGTAAAAG tttggTGTCTCTTCATCCGTACTGGCGTGCTTCTATTCATCCGTGCTGGCGCAGAAATGAGCAGTTGCACAGGTCCATGGCTTTCAGCAGTCAATGTAATTCTTCTAAGACTTTCCCAGAAA ATTCAAATAAAGATGAAACTCCTAAAGAA GGATCCATCGATACTATTAAAGATGCTGttgtacaatttttgaaaaaattgggTGATACTGTTGTAGATGGTGCTGGCATgataaccaattattttaactg CCCTACTGATGACAATAATATGACTATTTCAAAGATTGAAGCTTATACAATTTTGGACTCCAGAGGTCTTCCCACTGTAGCA GTTGACTTAACCATTAAAAATGGTCTAGTTTTCCACGCAGCAGTACCATCTGGTGCTAGTACTGGTAAATATGAAGCATTAGAACTGCGTGATAATGACGAAAGCTATTTTCTCGGAAAAGGAGTAAATACTGCTATTAACAACATAGAAAACATTATCGCACCTGCTCTTGTAAAATcg ggACTCAAAGTCACAGAACAGAGAGCCATTGACGATTTGATGATCAAATTGGATGGAACTCCAAATAAATCAAAGCTTGGTGCTAATGCTATATTGGGAGTTTCAATAGCTGTAACTAATGCGGGTGCTCGACAGGAAGGCATTCCTCTTtacaa gCACATAGCTAACTTAGCTGGAAACGAACAAATTGCTTTGCCTGTTCCAgcttttaatgttataaatggtGGTTCCCATGCAGGAAATAAGTTGGCTATGCAAGAATTTATGATTCTGCCTACTG gaGCCAGATCTTTCTCCGAGGCTATACAAATGGGGTCAGAAGTGTATCAGCATCTAAAGAATGTCATCAAAGATAAATATGGATTGCATGCCACATTAGTTGGTGATGAAGGTGGTTTTGCTCCAAATATTATTGATAGCAAAGAATGTTTACGGTTAATTGAAACAGCTATCAAAAAGGCGGGATACaaggaaaaaatcaaaattggtaTAGACGTCGCTGCTTCTGAGTTTTACGT tgATGGAGGAATGTAcgatttagattttaaaaataaatctgctAATAAAGATAAgacaaaaattatatcaactgaTCAATTATTAGCCTATTACCAAGAAATAGTAAATGAATTCCCAGTCATAACAATTGAAGATCCATTTGATGAAAATCATTGGGAGGCGTGGACTAAATTTACTAAATCCACTAACATCCag GTTGTTGGCGATGATTTAACTGTGACCAATCCTATACGTATTACCGAAGCTATTAATAAAAAAGCTTGCAATTGCTTGTTGCTTAAAATCAACCAGATTGGTACTATAACTGAATCCATTGATGCACATTTGTTAGCTAAGAAGAATGGATGGAGTACGATGGTATCTCATCGTTCAGGAGAAACTGAAGATACATTTATTGCTGATTTAGTTGTTGGATTGGGTGCTAAAGAA